The following coding sequences lie in one Rhizobium rhododendri genomic window:
- a CDS encoding aromatic ring-hydroxylating oxygenase subunit alpha yields MDIRNRMLRQLKNRREGFSLEQPFYIDQDYFKIDMEMIYYRDWLFMGHDCEVPRAGNYITAQVGEYPIVIVRGRDKVIRAFHNSCRHRGSRVCSSDRGSAAKLVCPYHQWTYDLDGSLQFARQMADSFDKSQYGLKPIHCESVAGYIFISLAQTAPDFQPVRDSIAPYMMPHRLSESKIAFQSTIIEKGNWKLVWENNRECYHCAANHPELCRTYPEAPTATGVQGAGDDPVIAAHWAHCEAGGLPSEFKMDPTGQFRVARMPLIEGAESYTMSGQRAVKKPLSDDVTMSNIGTMLLFHYPSTWNHMLVDHAISFRVLPLNAEETAVTTKWLVHKDAVEGVDYNLEELTHVWTETNDQDRRIVEENAFGIHSPAYEPGPYSELHEGGVAQFVEWYADFMTSRLQGEQAKLSVVA; encoded by the coding sequence ATGGATATTCGCAACAGGATGCTGCGGCAGCTGAAGAACCGCCGCGAGGGATTCAGCCTCGAGCAGCCCTTCTATATCGATCAGGATTATTTCAAGATCGATATGGAGATGATCTATTATCGCGACTGGCTGTTCATGGGTCATGATTGCGAGGTGCCGCGTGCCGGCAACTACATCACCGCCCAGGTCGGCGAATATCCTATCGTCATCGTCCGTGGCCGCGACAAGGTCATCCGCGCTTTCCACAACAGCTGCCGCCATCGCGGCTCGCGCGTCTGCTCATCGGATCGCGGCTCTGCAGCCAAGCTCGTCTGTCCCTACCATCAGTGGACCTACGATCTCGACGGTTCGCTGCAGTTCGCCCGCCAGATGGCCGACAGCTTCGACAAAAGCCAGTACGGCCTGAAGCCTATCCATTGCGAAAGCGTGGCCGGCTATATCTTCATCTCGCTGGCGCAGACCGCACCTGACTTCCAGCCCGTTCGCGACAGCATCGCCCCCTACATGATGCCGCACCGCTTGAGCGAATCCAAGATCGCCTTCCAGAGCACCATCATCGAGAAGGGCAACTGGAAGCTGGTCTGGGAAAACAACCGCGAGTGCTATCACTGCGCCGCCAACCACCCCGAGCTCTGCCGTACCTATCCGGAAGCCCCGACTGCAACCGGCGTCCAGGGCGCCGGCGACGATCCGGTTATCGCTGCCCACTGGGCGCATTGCGAGGCCGGCGGCCTGCCGAGCGAGTTCAAGATGGACCCGACCGGCCAGTTCCGCGTCGCCCGCATGCCGCTGATCGAGGGTGCCGAGAGCTACACCATGTCCGGCCAGCGCGCCGTCAAGAAGCCGCTTTCGGACGACGTCACCATGAGCAACATTGGCACGATGCTGCTGTTCCACTATCCGTCCACCTGGAACCACATGCTGGTGGACCACGCGATCTCCTTCCGCGTGCTGCCGCTCAACGCCGAGGAAACCGCCGTCACAACCAAGTGGCTGGTCCACAAGGATGCGGTCGAGGGCGTCGACTACAATCTCGAGGAACTGACCCACGTCTGGACCGAGACCAACGACCAGGACCGCCGCATCGTCGAGGAAAATGCTTTCGGCATTCACTCCCCGGCCTATGAGCCCGGTCCTTACTCGGAGCTCCATGAAGGTGGCGTCGCACAGTTCGTCGAATGGTACGCCGATTTCATGACGAGCCGGCTGCAGGGCGAGCAGGCCAAGCTTTCGGTCGTGGCCTGA